A region from the Acuticoccus sediminis genome encodes:
- a CDS encoding flagellin, with protein sequence MTSLLTNTAAMVALQTLNSINASLNETNNRVSTGLRIREASDSAAYWAIATTTASDNGALSTVKDALAIGKSTLDVVYNGLETTRDSLQKLKELLVSARQPGVNRVNVQVEIDGLITDMVNKAGASVINEQNFLSVDTDDAAYNSTKAVVASFERSASGISISTIDLDISNVILVDADSSTDGHNGLLDKDRSGSGIAQVTDSGGATHDGIMALMSYEAAGPVDVAPIGDLTDSAADLTTLEGFIQGVDAVLVDVISAQNTVGVNLARAESQMSFIDALMDANTRAVGSLIDANMEEESTKLRALQTQQQLSVESLSIANASAQNVLALFR encoded by the coding sequence AGCATCAACGCGTCGCTCAACGAAACGAACAACCGCGTCTCGACGGGTCTGCGGATCCGCGAGGCCTCCGACTCCGCCGCCTACTGGGCGATCGCGACGACCACCGCCTCCGACAACGGCGCGCTCAGCACCGTCAAGGACGCGCTCGCCATCGGCAAGTCGACCCTCGACGTCGTCTACAACGGCCTCGAGACGACCCGCGACTCGCTCCAGAAGCTCAAGGAGCTCCTAGTCTCGGCCCGCCAGCCGGGCGTCAACCGTGTCAACGTCCAGGTCGAAATCGACGGTCTCATCACCGACATGGTGAACAAGGCCGGCGCCTCGGTGATCAACGAGCAGAACTTCCTCTCCGTCGACACCGACGACGCGGCCTACAACTCCACCAAGGCCGTCGTCGCCTCCTTCGAGCGCTCCGCGAGCGGGATCTCGATCTCGACCATCGACCTCGACATCTCGAACGTCATCCTCGTCGACGCCGACAGCTCCACGGACGGCCACAACGGCCTGCTCGACAAGGACCGCTCCGGCTCCGGCATCGCCCAGGTGACCGACAGCGGCGGCGCCACCCATGACGGCATCATGGCGCTGATGTCCTACGAGGCGGCCGGCCCGGTCGACGTCGCCCCGATCGGCGACCTCACTGACTCGGCGGCCGACCTCACCACCCTGGAAGGCTTCATCCAGGGCGTCGACGCGGTCCTCGTCGATGTCATCTCCGCGCAGAACACGGTGGGTGTGAACCTCGCCCGCGCCGAGAGCCAGATGTCGTTCATCGATGCGCTGATGGACGCCAACACCCGCGCGGTCGGCTCGCTGATCGACGCCAACATGGAAGAAGAGTCCACCAAGCTGCGCGCGCTGCAGACCCAGCAGCAGCTCTCGGTGGAATCCCTCTCCATCGCCAACGCCTCGGCCCAGAACGTCCTGGCCCTCTTCCGTTAA